From Streptomyces sp. TLI_235, a single genomic window includes:
- a CDS encoding acyl-CoA thioesterase — protein MTTVTRSEFDQGIALTPHPAESGRYDAELGAGWQIGGGVNGGLLLAVAGHALSLAHGEHRDPLSISGHYLSASRPGPATVRTETVRRGRTLTTGTASLSQDGQERLRVLATYGDLDTLDGEVATSAQPPVMPLPDECIGVEHAPPQLIEQAALLERFDLRLDPETIGWALGQPSRKGRIQGWFRLADGRQPDPLLLLLVADALPPVTFDLGLPGWAPTVELTVHLRAKPVPGWLRVSHATRNLAGGYFEEDCEIWDEAGRLVAQSRQLARAPRP, from the coding sequence ATGACCACCGTGACCCGCAGCGAGTTCGACCAGGGCATCGCGCTCACCCCGCACCCGGCGGAGTCAGGCCGCTACGACGCCGAACTCGGCGCCGGCTGGCAGATCGGCGGCGGCGTCAACGGCGGCCTGCTGCTCGCGGTCGCCGGACACGCGCTCTCCCTCGCGCACGGCGAGCACCGGGACCCGCTCTCCATCAGCGGCCACTACCTCTCCGCCTCCCGGCCCGGCCCGGCCACCGTCCGCACCGAGACCGTCCGCCGCGGCCGCACCCTGACCACCGGCACCGCCTCGCTCAGCCAGGACGGCCAGGAACGGCTCCGCGTCCTCGCCACCTACGGCGACCTCGACACCCTCGACGGGGAGGTCGCCACCAGCGCCCAGCCGCCCGTCATGCCGCTGCCCGACGAGTGCATCGGCGTCGAGCACGCCCCGCCGCAGCTCATCGAACAGGCCGCGCTGCTGGAGCGGTTCGACCTCCGGCTCGACCCGGAGACGATCGGCTGGGCCCTCGGACAGCCCTCCCGGAAGGGCCGCATCCAGGGCTGGTTCCGGCTCGCCGACGGCCGGCAGCCCGACCCCCTGCTGCTCCTGCTCGTCGCGGACGCCCTGCCGCCCGTCACCTTCGACCTCGGCCTGCCCGGCTGGGCACCCACCGTCGAACTCACCGTCCACCTCCGCGCCAAGCCCGTCCCCGGCTGGCTCCGCGTCTCGCACGCCACCCGCAACCTGGCCGGCGGCTACTTCGAGGAGGACTGCGAGATCTGGGACGAGGCCGGCCGCCTGGTCGCCCAGTCCCGCCAACTCGCCCGCGCCCCCCGCCCCTGA
- a CDS encoding dihydroorotase, translating into MTSYLIRNAQILGGAPKDIHIADGVVREIGEGLTVEADVDIDAHGLIALPGLVDLHTHLREPGREDAETVLTGTQAAAKGGYTTVHAMANTFPVADTAGVVEQVWRLGQESGYCDVQPVGAVTVGLEGKKLAELGAMHDSAAGVRVFSDDGKCVDDAVIMRRALEYVKAFDGVVAQHAQEPRLTEGAQMNEGQVSGELGLGGWPAVAEESIIARDVLLAAHVGSRLHVCHVSTAGSVEIIRWAKAKGWNVTAEVTPHHLLLTDELVRTYDPVYKVNPPLRTAADVEALRAALADGTIDAVATDHAPHPAEDKDCEWAVAAMGMVGLETALSVVQQTMVDTGLLNWEGVADRMSSRPARIGRLTGQGRPISVGEPANLVLFDPAYRGAVDPESFATRSRNTPYRGLDLPGRVHATFLRGRATVLAGELADRDGLA; encoded by the coding sequence GTGACCAGCTACCTGATCCGCAACGCCCAGATCCTCGGCGGCGCCCCCAAGGACATCCACATCGCCGACGGCGTGGTCCGCGAGATCGGCGAGGGTCTGACCGTCGAGGCGGACGTCGACATCGACGCGCACGGCCTGATCGCCCTGCCGGGCCTGGTCGACCTGCACACCCACCTGCGCGAGCCCGGCCGCGAGGACGCCGAGACCGTCCTCACCGGCACCCAGGCCGCCGCCAAGGGCGGCTACACCACCGTCCACGCGATGGCCAACACCTTCCCGGTCGCCGACACCGCCGGCGTCGTCGAGCAGGTCTGGCGGCTCGGCCAGGAGTCCGGCTACTGCGACGTCCAGCCGGTCGGCGCCGTCACCGTCGGCCTGGAGGGCAAGAAGCTCGCCGAGCTCGGCGCCATGCACGACTCCGCCGCCGGCGTGCGGGTCTTCTCCGACGACGGCAAGTGCGTCGACGACGCGGTCATCATGCGCCGCGCCCTGGAGTACGTGAAGGCCTTCGACGGCGTCGTCGCCCAGCACGCCCAGGAGCCCCGGCTCACCGAGGGCGCCCAGATGAACGAGGGCCAGGTCTCCGGCGAGCTCGGGCTCGGCGGCTGGCCGGCCGTCGCCGAGGAGTCGATCATCGCCCGCGACGTGCTGCTCGCCGCGCACGTCGGCTCCCGCCTGCACGTCTGCCACGTCTCCACGGCCGGCTCGGTCGAGATCATCCGCTGGGCCAAGGCCAAGGGCTGGAACGTCACCGCCGAGGTCACCCCGCACCACCTGCTGCTCACCGACGAGCTGGTGCGCACCTACGACCCGGTCTACAAGGTCAACCCGCCGCTGCGCACCGCCGCGGACGTGGAGGCGCTGCGCGCCGCGCTCGCCGACGGCACCATCGACGCGGTCGCCACCGACCACGCCCCGCACCCCGCGGAGGACAAGGACTGCGAGTGGGCGGTCGCCGCGATGGGCATGGTCGGCCTGGAGACGGCGCTCTCGGTCGTCCAGCAGACGATGGTGGACACCGGCCTGCTGAACTGGGAGGGCGTCGCCGACCGCATGTCGTCCCGCCCGGCCCGGATCGGCCGTCTCACCGGGCAGGGTCGCCCGATCTCGGTGGGTGAGCCGGCGAACCTGGTGCTCTTCGATCCCGCGTACCGTGGTGCCGTGGATCCCGAGAGCTTCGCCACCCGCAGCCGAAACACCCCCTACCGTGGCCTCGACCTGCCCGGGCGCGTGCACGCGACCTTCCTCCGCGGCCGCGCCACCGTGCTGGCCGGCGAGCTCGCCGACCGGGACGGGCTGGCGTGA
- a CDS encoding pyrimidine operon attenuation protein/uracil phosphoribosyltransferase, which yields MTTDGTTAPRPPHQVLDATDIARVVTRIAHEIVERAKGAEDVVLLGIHTRGVHLARRLHARLTQITGREIPLGTLDITMYRDDLRLKPARALEHTEIPSSGIDGKLVILVDDVLFSGRTIRAALDALSDIGRPRAVQLAVLVDRGHRELPIRADYVGKNLPTSLREAVQVQLADSDGRDAVLVGDRDYAARSTQALAASPHLPE from the coding sequence ATGACCACAGACGGAACAACCGCGCCGCGCCCGCCCCACCAGGTGCTGGACGCCACCGACATCGCCCGGGTCGTCACCCGGATCGCCCACGAGATCGTGGAGCGCGCCAAGGGCGCCGAGGACGTCGTTCTCCTCGGCATCCACACCCGCGGCGTCCACCTGGCCCGCCGGCTGCACGCCAGGCTCACCCAGATCACCGGCCGCGAGATCCCGCTCGGCACCCTGGACATCACGATGTACCGGGACGACCTGCGGCTGAAGCCCGCCCGCGCGCTGGAGCACACCGAGATCCCGTCCTCCGGCATCGACGGCAAGCTGGTCATCCTCGTCGACGACGTGCTCTTCTCCGGCCGCACCATCCGCGCCGCGCTCGACGCCCTCAGCGACATCGGCCGCCCGCGCGCCGTCCAGCTCGCCGTCCTGGTCGACCGCGGCCACCGCGAGCTGCCCATCCGCGCCGACTACGTGGGCAAGAACCTGCCCACCTCGCTGCGCGAGGCCGTCCAGGTCCAGCTCGCCGACAGCGACGGCCGCGACGCCGTCCTCGTCGGCGACCGCGACTACGCGGCCCGTTCCACCCAGGCGCTCGCCGCCTCCCCGCACCTTCCGGAGTGA
- a CDS encoding carbamoyl-phosphate synthase small subunit, whose protein sequence is MTAPAPTTPRTRRERVPAVLILEDGRTFRGQAYGAVGETFGEAVFNTGMSGYQETLTDPSYHRQVVVMTAPQIGNTGWNDEDDESKQIWVAGYVVRDPARVASNWRSRRSLDDELAAQGVVGISGIDTRALTRHLRERGAMRVGIFSGPALADEQALLARVLEAPEMKGADLCAEVATTEPYVVPAIGEKKFTVAALDLGIKAMTPQRMAERGIEVHVLPANATIDDVYAVNPDGVFFSNGPGDPATADHQVAVARGVLERRTPFFGICFGNQILGRALGFGTYKLKYGHRGINQPVQDRTTGKVEVTAHNHGFAVNAPLDKVSETPFGRVEVSHVCLNDDVVEGLQALDVPAFSVQYHPEAAAGPHDAAYLFDRFVDLMAAAPARTTAGS, encoded by the coding sequence ATGACCGCACCTGCCCCCACCACGCCTCGCACCAGGCGGGAGCGAGTGCCCGCCGTGCTCATCCTGGAGGACGGCCGGACGTTCCGCGGCCAGGCGTACGGCGCCGTCGGCGAGACCTTCGGCGAGGCGGTCTTCAACACCGGCATGTCCGGCTACCAGGAGACCCTGACCGACCCGTCGTACCACCGCCAGGTCGTCGTGATGACCGCCCCGCAGATCGGCAACACCGGCTGGAACGACGAGGACGACGAGTCCAAGCAGATCTGGGTCGCCGGCTACGTCGTCCGCGACCCCGCCCGGGTCGCCTCCAACTGGCGCTCCCGCCGTTCGCTGGACGACGAGCTCGCCGCCCAGGGCGTCGTCGGCATCAGCGGCATCGACACCCGCGCGCTCACCCGCCACCTGCGCGAGCGCGGCGCGATGCGCGTCGGCATCTTCTCCGGCCCGGCGCTCGCCGACGAGCAGGCGCTGCTCGCCCGGGTGCTGGAGGCGCCCGAGATGAAGGGCGCCGACCTGTGCGCCGAGGTCGCCACCACCGAGCCCTACGTCGTCCCGGCGATCGGCGAGAAGAAGTTCACCGTCGCCGCCCTCGACCTCGGCATCAAGGCGATGACCCCGCAGCGGATGGCCGAGCGCGGCATCGAGGTGCACGTGCTGCCCGCGAACGCCACCATCGACGACGTGTACGCGGTGAACCCCGACGGCGTCTTCTTCTCCAACGGCCCGGGCGACCCGGCCACCGCCGACCACCAGGTCGCCGTGGCCCGCGGCGTGCTCGAGCGCAGGACCCCGTTCTTCGGCATCTGCTTCGGCAACCAGATCCTCGGCCGTGCGCTGGGCTTCGGCACCTACAAGCTGAAGTACGGCCACCGCGGCATCAACCAGCCGGTGCAGGACCGCACCACCGGCAAGGTCGAGGTCACCGCGCACAACCACGGCTTCGCCGTGAACGCGCCGCTGGACAAGGTCAGCGAGACCCCGTTCGGCCGCGTCGAGGTCTCCCACGTCTGCCTCAACGACGACGTGGTCGAGGGCCTGCAGGCGCTGGACGTGCCCGCCTTCTCGGTGCAGTACCACCCGGAGGCCGCGGCCGGCCCGCACGACGCCGCGTACCTCTTCGACCGCTTCGTTGACCTGATGGCCGCTGCCCCGGCCCGTACCACCGCAGGGAGCTGA
- a CDS encoding dihydroorotate oxidase A: MYKLLFDLVFKKMDPEKAHHLAFFWIRLAASVPGLRQLVKLVLAPRDRALRTTALGLDLPGPFGLGAGFDKDGIGIDGLAMLGFDFVEIGTVTGEPQPGNPAPRLFRLTEDRALINRMGFNNQGSARVAARLAGRVRTSWTPVVGVNIGKTKAVEEADATEDYLKSTRRLAPHADYLVVNVSSPNTPGLRNLQAVQILGPLLWDVRKAADEVTTHHVPLLVKIAPDLADEDIDEIADMALTLGLDGIIATNTTIGREGLATDAARVEEIGMGGLSGAPLKARSLEVLKRLRARTEGRLAIISVGGIETAEDAWQRIVHGADLVQGYSAFVYEGPFWMRRVHKGLSARLRASGHKTIADAVGTAKE, from the coding sequence GTGTACAAGCTCCTGTTCGACCTGGTCTTCAAGAAGATGGACCCGGAGAAGGCCCACCACCTCGCCTTCTTCTGGATCCGGCTGGCCGCCTCCGTCCCCGGCCTGCGGCAGCTCGTCAAGCTCGTCCTCGCCCCGCGCGACCGCGCGCTGCGCACCACCGCGCTCGGCCTGGACCTGCCCGGCCCGTTCGGCCTGGGTGCGGGCTTCGACAAGGACGGCATCGGCATCGACGGCCTCGCCATGCTCGGCTTCGACTTCGTCGAGATCGGCACCGTCACCGGCGAGCCGCAGCCGGGCAACCCCGCGCCTCGGCTGTTCCGGCTGACCGAGGACCGCGCCCTGATCAACCGGATGGGCTTCAACAACCAGGGCTCCGCCCGGGTCGCCGCCCGCCTCGCCGGCCGCGTCCGCACCAGCTGGACGCCGGTCGTCGGCGTCAACATCGGCAAGACCAAGGCCGTCGAGGAGGCCGACGCCACCGAGGACTACCTGAAGTCCACCCGGCGCCTCGCCCCGCACGCCGACTACCTGGTCGTCAACGTCTCCTCGCCGAACACCCCCGGCCTGCGGAACCTGCAGGCCGTGCAGATCCTCGGCCCGCTGCTCTGGGACGTCCGCAAGGCGGCCGACGAGGTCACCACCCACCACGTGCCGCTGCTGGTGAAGATCGCCCCCGACCTCGCCGACGAGGACATCGACGAGATCGCCGACATGGCCCTCACCCTCGGCCTGGACGGCATCATCGCCACCAACACCACCATCGGCCGCGAGGGCCTCGCCACCGACGCCGCCCGCGTCGAGGAGATCGGCATGGGCGGGCTCTCCGGGGCGCCGCTGAAGGCACGGTCGCTGGAGGTGCTGAAGCGGCTCCGGGCCCGCACCGAGGGCCGGCTCGCCATCATCTCGGTCGGCGGCATCGAGACCGCCGAGGACGCCTGGCAGCGGATCGTGCACGGCGCCGACCTGGTGCAGGGCTACAGCGCCTTCGTCTACGAGGGGCCGTTCTGGATGCGGCGCGTCCACAAGGGGCTCTCCGCCCGGCTGCGCGCCAGTGGCCACAAGACGATCGCCGACGCCGTGGGCACCGCCAAGGAGTAG
- a CDS encoding aspartate carbamoyltransferase, with protein sequence MKRHLVSTADLARDDALLILDTAEELAQLSGRAVKKLPTLRGRTVVNLFFEDSTRTKTSFEVAEKRLSADVINFSAKGSSVSKGESLKDTALTLQAMGADAVVIRHHASGAPARLAQSEWLHGSVINAGDGTHEHPTQALLDAFTMRRHLNPGLGRDLAGRRVTIVGDVLHSRVARSNVHLLTTLGAEVTFVAPPTLVPIGIENWPCQVSYDLDAVLPKTDALMMLRVQRERMNAAFFPTEREYSRRYGMDGLRMAQLPEHAIVMHPGPMVRGMEITAEVADSPRCTVVEQVANGVSIRMAVLYLLLGGATLADSPRTTDSSETAQ encoded by the coding sequence GTGAAGCGCCACCTCGTCTCCACCGCCGACCTCGCCCGCGACGACGCCCTGCTCATCCTGGACACCGCCGAGGAGCTCGCCCAGCTCTCCGGGCGGGCCGTCAAGAAGCTGCCGACCCTGCGCGGCCGCACCGTCGTCAACCTCTTCTTCGAGGACTCGACCCGCACCAAGACCTCCTTCGAGGTCGCCGAGAAGCGGCTGTCCGCGGACGTCATCAACTTCTCCGCCAAGGGCTCCTCGGTCTCCAAGGGCGAGAGCCTCAAGGACACCGCGCTCACCCTGCAGGCCATGGGCGCCGACGCCGTCGTCATCCGGCACCACGCCTCCGGCGCGCCGGCCCGGCTCGCCCAGTCCGAGTGGCTGCACGGCAGCGTCATCAACGCCGGCGACGGCACCCACGAGCACCCCACCCAGGCCCTGCTCGACGCCTTCACCATGCGCCGCCACCTCAACCCGGGCCTCGGCCGCGACCTCGCCGGCCGCCGGGTCACCATCGTCGGCGACGTCCTGCACAGCCGGGTCGCCCGCTCCAACGTGCACCTGCTGACGACGCTCGGCGCCGAGGTCACCTTCGTCGCCCCGCCCACCCTGGTGCCGATCGGCATCGAGAACTGGCCCTGCCAGGTCAGCTACGACCTCGACGCCGTGCTGCCGAAGACCGACGCGCTGATGATGCTCCGCGTCCAGCGCGAGCGGATGAACGCCGCCTTCTTCCCCACCGAGCGGGAGTACTCCCGCCGCTACGGCATGGACGGCCTCCGCATGGCCCAGCTCCCCGAGCACGCCATCGTCATGCACCCCGGCCCGATGGTCCGCGGCATGGAGATCACCGCCGAGGTCGCCGACTCGCCGCGCTGCACCGTGGTCGAGCAGGTCGCCAATGGCGTCTCCATCCGGATGGCCGTCCTCTACCTGTTGCTCGGCGGTGCCACCCTCGCCGACAGCCCCCGCACCACCGACTCCTCGGAGACCGCCCAGTGA
- a CDS encoding transcriptional regulator with XRE-family HTH domain, whose protein sequence is MSSDYAKQLGAKLRAIRTQQGLSLHGVEEKSQGRWKAVVVGSYERGDRAVTVQRLAELAEFYGVPVQELLPGGTPGGAAEPPPRLVLDLERLTQVPSEKAGPLQRYAATIQSQRGDYNGKVLSIRQDDLRTLAVIYDQSPSILTEQLISWGVLNPDARRAVREEDAG, encoded by the coding sequence ATGTCCAGCGACTACGCGAAGCAGCTCGGGGCCAAGCTCCGGGCCATCCGCACTCAGCAGGGTCTCTCCCTGCACGGCGTCGAGGAGAAGTCCCAGGGTCGCTGGAAGGCCGTCGTCGTCGGTTCCTACGAGCGCGGCGACCGCGCCGTGACCGTCCAGCGCCTCGCCGAGCTGGCGGAGTTCTACGGCGTTCCGGTGCAGGAGCTGCTGCCCGGCGGCACTCCGGGCGGTGCGGCCGAGCCGCCGCCGCGCCTGGTCCTCGACCTGGAGAGACTGACCCAGGTCCCGTCCGAGAAGGCCGGCCCGCTGCAGCGCTACGCGGCCACCATCCAGAGCCAGCGCGGCGACTACAACGGCAAGGTGCTGTCGATCCGCCAGGACGACCTGCGTACCCTGGCCGTGATCTACGACCAGTCGCCGTCCATCCTCACCGAGCAGCTGATCAGCTGGGGCGTGCTGAACCCGGACGCGCGCCGCGCCGTCCGCGAGGAAGACGCCGGCTGA
- a CDS encoding carbamoyl-phosphate synthase large subunit, which produces MPKRTDIKSVLVIGSGPIVIGQAAEFDYSGTQACRVLKSEGLRVVLVNSNPATIMTDPEIADATYVEPITPEFVEKIIAKERPDALLPTLGGQTALNTAISLHQAGTLEKYGVELIGADVEAINKGEDRDLFKGVVEAVNAKIGYGESARSVICHSMDDVLKGVETLGGYPVVVRPSFTMGGAGSGFAHDEEDLRRIAGQGLALSPTTEVLLEESILGWKEYELELMRDKHDNVVVVCSIENFDPMGVHTGDSITVAPAMTLTDREYQILRDIGIAVIREVGVDTGGCNIQFAVNPEDGRVIVIEMNPRVSRSSALASKATGFPIAKIAAKLAVGYTLDEIPNDITEQTPASFEPTLDYVVVKVPRFAFEKFPSADATLTTTMKSVGEAMAMGRNFPEALNKALRSLEKKGSQFSWAGPVGDRTELLAKAVVPTDGRINTVMEAIRAGATPEEVFEATKIDPWFVDQLFLLDEIAGEIAEAEKLTPELLRHAKRHGFSDVQIGEIRGLKADVVREVRHALGIRPVFKTVDTCAAEFAARTPYFYSSYDEENEVAPRTKPAVIILGSGPNRIGQGIEFDYSCVHASFALAEAGYETVMVNCNPETVSTDYDTSDRLYFEPLTLEDVLEIVHAEQQAGPLAGVIVQLGGQTPLGLAQALKDNGVPIVGTQPEAIDLAEERGAFGRVLRDAGLPAPKHGTAFSFDEAKAIADEIGYPVLARPSYVLGGRGMEIVYDEASLASYLERHAGLISEHPVLIDRFLDDAVEIDVDALYDGTELYLGGVMEHIEEAGIHSGDSACALPPITLGGYDIKRLRTSTEGIARGVGVRGLINIQFALAGDILYVLEANPRASRTVPFTSKATAVPLAKAAARISLGATIAELRQEGLLPAEGDGGTLPADCPISVKEAVLPWSRFRDVAGRGVDTVLGPEMRSTGEVMGIDRVFGTAYAKSQAGAYGALPTKGKVFVSVANRDKRNLVFPARALAELGFELLATTGTAEVLQRGGIPATVVRKHSEGEGPNGEKTIVQLIHEGAVDLIINTPYGTGGRLDGYEIRTAAVSRGVPCLTTVQAMGAAVQGIDALLRGEVGVMSLQEHAALINAGRK; this is translated from the coding sequence GTGCCGAAGCGCACCGACATCAAGTCCGTCCTGGTGATCGGCTCCGGCCCGATCGTCATCGGCCAGGCGGCGGAGTTCGACTACTCCGGCACCCAGGCCTGCCGCGTCCTCAAGTCCGAGGGCCTGCGCGTCGTCCTGGTCAACTCCAACCCGGCCACGATCATGACCGACCCGGAGATCGCCGACGCCACCTACGTCGAGCCGATCACCCCGGAGTTCGTCGAGAAGATCATCGCCAAGGAGCGCCCCGACGCGCTGCTGCCCACCCTCGGCGGCCAGACCGCGCTCAACACCGCGATCTCCCTGCACCAGGCGGGCACCCTCGAGAAGTACGGCGTCGAGCTGATCGGCGCCGACGTCGAGGCGATCAACAAGGGTGAGGACCGCGACCTCTTCAAGGGCGTCGTCGAGGCCGTCAACGCCAAGATCGGCTACGGCGAGTCCGCCCGCTCGGTGATCTGCCACTCGATGGACGACGTCCTCAAGGGCGTCGAGACCCTCGGCGGCTACCCCGTCGTCGTCCGCCCCTCCTTCACCATGGGCGGCGCCGGCTCCGGCTTCGCCCACGACGAGGAGGACCTGCGCCGGATCGCCGGCCAGGGCCTGGCCCTCTCGCCGACCACCGAGGTGCTCCTGGAGGAGTCCATCCTCGGCTGGAAGGAGTACGAGCTGGAGCTGATGCGCGACAAGCACGACAACGTCGTGGTCGTCTGCTCCATCGAGAACTTCGACCCGATGGGCGTCCACACCGGCGACTCCATCACCGTCGCCCCGGCGATGACCCTCACCGACCGCGAGTACCAGATCCTCCGCGACATCGGCATCGCCGTCATCCGCGAGGTCGGCGTCGACACCGGCGGCTGCAACATCCAGTTCGCCGTCAACCCCGAGGACGGCCGGGTCATCGTCATCGAGATGAACCCGCGCGTCTCCCGCTCCTCGGCGCTCGCCTCCAAGGCCACCGGCTTCCCGATCGCCAAGATCGCCGCCAAGCTGGCCGTCGGCTACACGCTGGACGAGATCCCGAACGACATCACCGAGCAGACCCCGGCCTCCTTCGAGCCGACCCTCGACTACGTCGTCGTCAAGGTCCCGCGGTTCGCCTTCGAGAAGTTCCCGTCCGCCGACGCCACCCTCACCACGACCATGAAGTCGGTCGGCGAGGCCATGGCGATGGGCCGCAACTTCCCCGAGGCGCTCAACAAGGCGCTGCGCTCGCTGGAGAAGAAGGGCAGCCAGTTCTCCTGGGCCGGCCCGGTCGGCGACAGGACCGAGCTGCTGGCCAAGGCGGTCGTCCCCACCGACGGCCGGATCAACACCGTCATGGAGGCGATCCGGGCCGGCGCCACCCCGGAGGAGGTCTTCGAGGCCACCAAGATCGACCCGTGGTTCGTCGACCAGCTCTTCCTGCTCGACGAGATCGCCGGCGAGATCGCCGAGGCCGAGAAGCTCACCCCCGAGCTGCTGCGCCACGCCAAGCGGCACGGCTTCTCCGACGTGCAGATCGGCGAGATCCGCGGGCTGAAGGCGGACGTCGTCCGCGAGGTCCGGCACGCCCTCGGCATCCGTCCGGTCTTCAAGACCGTCGACACCTGCGCCGCCGAGTTCGCCGCCAGGACCCCGTACTTCTACTCGTCCTACGACGAGGAGAACGAGGTCGCCCCGCGCACCAAGCCCGCCGTGATCATCCTCGGCTCCGGCCCGAACCGCATCGGCCAGGGCATCGAGTTCGACTACTCCTGCGTGCACGCCTCCTTCGCGCTCGCCGAGGCCGGGTACGAGACCGTGATGGTCAACTGCAACCCGGAGACCGTCTCCACCGATTACGACACCTCCGACCGGCTCTACTTCGAGCCGCTCACCCTGGAGGACGTCCTGGAGATCGTCCACGCCGAGCAGCAGGCCGGCCCGCTCGCCGGCGTCATCGTCCAGCTCGGCGGCCAGACCCCGCTCGGCCTGGCCCAGGCGCTCAAGGACAACGGCGTGCCGATCGTCGGCACCCAGCCCGAGGCGATCGACCTCGCCGAGGAGCGCGGCGCGTTCGGCCGCGTCCTGCGCGACGCCGGCCTGCCCGCCCCCAAGCACGGCACCGCCTTCTCGTTCGACGAGGCCAAGGCCATCGCCGACGAGATCGGCTACCCCGTGCTCGCCCGCCCGTCCTACGTGCTCGGCGGCCGCGGCATGGAGATCGTCTACGACGAGGCCTCGCTCGCCTCCTACCTGGAGCGCCACGCCGGCCTGATCTCCGAGCACCCCGTGCTCATCGACCGCTTCCTCGACGACGCGGTCGAGATCGACGTCGACGCGCTCTACGACGGCACCGAGCTCTACCTCGGCGGCGTCATGGAGCACATCGAGGAGGCCGGCATCCACTCCGGCGACTCCGCCTGCGCACTGCCCCCGATCACCCTCGGCGGCTACGACATCAAGCGGCTGCGCACCTCCACCGAGGGGATCGCCCGCGGCGTCGGCGTCCGCGGCCTGATCAACATCCAGTTCGCGCTGGCCGGCGACATCCTCTACGTGCTGGAGGCCAACCCGCGCGCCTCCCGCACCGTGCCGTTCACCTCCAAGGCGACCGCCGTGCCGCTGGCCAAGGCCGCCGCCCGGATCTCGCTCGGCGCCACCATCGCCGAGCTCCGCCAGGAGGGCCTGCTCCCGGCCGAGGGCGACGGCGGCACGCTGCCCGCCGACTGCCCGATCTCCGTCAAGGAGGCCGTGCTGCCCTGGTCGCGCTTCCGCGACGTGGCCGGCCGCGGCGTCGACACCGTGCTCGGCCCCGAGATGCGCTCCACCGGCGAGGTCATGGGCATCGACCGGGTCTTCGGCACCGCCTACGCCAAGTCCCAGGCCGGTGCGTACGGCGCCCTGCCCACCAAGGGCAAGGTCTTCGTCTCGGTCGCCAACCGCGACAAGCGCAACCTGGTCTTCCCGGCCCGCGCGCTCGCCGAGCTCGGCTTCGAACTGCTCGCCACCACCGGCACCGCCGAGGTGCTGCAGCGCGGCGGCATCCCCGCCACCGTGGTGCGCAAGCACAGCGAGGGCGAGGGCCCGAACGGCGAGAAGACCATCGTCCAGCTGATCCACGAGGGCGCGGTCGACCTGATCATCAACACCCCGTACGGCACCGGCGGCCGCCTCGACGGCTACGAGATCCGCACCGCGGCCGTCTCCCGCGGTGTGCCGTGCCTGACCACCGTCCAGGCCATGGGCGCGGCCGTCCAGGGCATCGACGCGCTGCTGCGCGGCGAGGTCGGTGTGATGTCGCTCCAGGAGCACGCGGCCCTGATCAACGCCGGCCGCAAGTAG
- a CDS encoding NusB antitermination factor codes for MSNARTKARTRAFQILFEADHRGVAPERVLAEWVGRAREAKPGETTPQVGEYTMQLIEGYSDHARRIDELISTYAVGWTLDRMPIADRNVLRIGAYELIWEDGVPDAVVLDEAVEIAKEYSTDESPAFVNGLLARFMDLKPQIRRD; via the coding sequence GTGTCCAACGCGCGCACCAAGGCCCGCACTCGCGCCTTCCAGATCCTCTTCGAGGCGGACCACCGGGGAGTCGCGCCCGAGCGCGTCCTCGCCGAGTGGGTCGGCCGGGCTCGGGAGGCCAAGCCGGGTGAGACCACCCCGCAGGTCGGCGAGTACACGATGCAGCTCATCGAGGGCTACAGCGACCACGCCCGCCGGATCGACGAGCTGATCTCGACCTACGCCGTGGGCTGGACGCTCGACCGGATGCCGATCGCGGACCGCAACGTGCTGCGGATCGGTGCGTACGAGCTGATCTGGGAGGACGGCGTCCCCGACGCCGTCGTCCTCGACGAGGCCGTCGAGATCGCCAAGGAGTACTCCACCGACGAGTCCCCGGCGTTCGTCAACGGCCTGCTCGCCCGGTTCATGGATCTCAAGCCGCAGATCCGCCGCGACTGA